A genomic segment from Saprospiraceae bacterium encodes:
- a CDS encoding response regulator transcription factor, with protein sequence MIKAIIIENEPRSIKLLKNLLFEYCPEVLVVGEAQSVEEGYHCIMQHQPDVIFLDIELQRESGFDLLNKFVDIQFEIIFTTAFEQYALKAIKACALDYLLKPIDIDEMQLAVGKIKNATATSKSNKKIAVLKQNLNESKSEVYQLALPSIDGLTIVRVNEIMYLRSDRQYTIFYLNSGEKLVTSKNLGEYEELLSENNFFRVHHSSIVNIAEVRKYLRGEGGSVVMSNGEQIEVAKRRKDDFLSNFIRR encoded by the coding sequence ATGATCAAAGCAATTATTATAGAAAATGAACCCAGAAGCATCAAGCTGCTTAAAAATTTGTTGTTTGAGTATTGTCCGGAAGTCCTTGTCGTTGGTGAGGCTCAAAGCGTTGAGGAAGGTTACCATTGCATCATGCAACATCAACCTGATGTTATTTTTTTGGACATTGAGTTGCAACGAGAGTCCGGATTTGATTTATTGAATAAGTTTGTTGACATCCAGTTTGAAATTATTTTTACTACTGCTTTTGAACAGTATGCGCTGAAAGCAATTAAGGCATGTGCTCTGGATTATTTATTAAAACCCATCGATATTGATGAAATGCAATTGGCAGTTGGTAAAATTAAGAATGCCACAGCAACCAGTAAATCCAATAAAAAAATAGCCGTATTAAAGCAAAATTTGAATGAATCTAAATCTGAAGTATATCAATTGGCACTTCCTTCAATTGATGGATTGACTATTGTTCGGGTCAATGAAATTATGTATTTGCGATCAGATCGCCAGTATACTATCTTTTATTTGAATTCAGGGGAGAAATTGGTAACTTCAAAAAACCTGGGTGAATATGAAGAATTATTATCGGAGAATAATTTTTTTAGAGTGCATCATTCATCAATCGTAAATATTGCAGAAGTAAGAAAATATTTGCGGGGTGAAGGTGGTTCGGTGGTTATGAGTAATGGCGAACAAATTGAAGTTGCCAAACGAAGAAAAGACGATTTTTTAAGTAATTTCATTCGGAGATAA
- a CDS encoding histidine kinase — MSTYAKVNPFVSLWVCVIMGLLGSFNLMGQQHRLSFQHLNIENGLTDNSINCATQDDEGFIWIGGDYGLSKFNGYSSRLVQACQKDTSEGSNLRIACVFKDSKGRMWYGSVGLILFDPISKDCKMFRHEKGNVNSLPHNDVFVIVEDEYHTIWVGTRKGLLKYNEQSHDFINYVHDTIGTASEIHAKNRIIDMVADQNGSLWMTTLSGLYRFSIATKTFDEYLLDPINRTSEIENHSTFLSLDKKGSIWINYYSKGIYLFDTVRKNYERIHFPTIAMQNASKRISDLFCDSNGNTWVATTFNGVLFYNNNLKEWQHYTHDPFNITSLSDDKTTSIFEDDAGMIWIGTSSRGIDRVNLSGEPFDLYVLQPGKQFSMCENDITSFCEDKKSNLWIGTKNGLMYFDFKSNAFSCFKHDLNDRNSLSDNYIYGVDMDSSETIWIATENGLNSYNPKSKIWNRYLYSKSNPNSLPGRIAFDVEVRKNGEVWVASNSLVCRLKSKQGFFENRYNNPIIEKLRHSFYITIFEDSRKTLWLSTARAGILNVNDSFRILYSRFHTTDFKASMVHQFTEDSIGNIWMASDKGIYIWIRSSGKILPIETNDPILKGDIRSIVLASNSNLWVGTHQGLYQVKMLPDYTMDTFTRFTSSDGLQSNAFNTFAGIKLKSGALCFGGINGFNIFNPEQIRSNQYIPKVQIESFKIGNQAYDIVNQNGMTELNLNHTQNSFSFEMTSLNYNHPEKNQYAYQLVGFHENWVHTGTYRFVSINNVPPGKYTLHVTASNNDGIWNKQGRQLHITISAPYWKTNWFRSLLGLLAISIGYFIYTRRINSIKKLEQLNSDTVRQIAEARLIALRAQMNPHFIFNSLNAIQHLISESESELALRYLSKFSKLIRLILKNANKNTHTIAEELKILEYYLELESLRFSPKFSYHFDIDPKLTIDTIEIPSMLIQPFVENALVHGLLHKEAAGYVEIRLIKNEKFLICSITDNGIGREAAAIIQKQKGLVHESMAVRLSTERVDMLARLSNHKVSIEINDIKDAQGTIIGTCVTIEIPLDL, encoded by the coding sequence ATGTCAACTTATGCTAAAGTAAACCCCTTTGTCAGTTTATGGGTGTGTGTAATAATGGGTTTGCTGGGCTCCTTTAATCTGATGGGTCAACAACATCGACTCAGCTTCCAACACTTAAATATTGAAAATGGACTCACCGATAATTCTATAAATTGTGCAACACAAGATGATGAGGGTTTTATTTGGATTGGTGGAGATTATGGTTTGTCAAAATTCAATGGGTATAGCTCCCGTTTAGTACAAGCTTGTCAAAAAGATACATCCGAAGGCAGCAATTTGCGAATTGCTTGTGTCTTTAAAGATAGCAAAGGGAGAATGTGGTATGGCTCTGTTGGTTTGATTTTATTTGATCCGATTTCAAAAGACTGTAAAATGTTTCGACATGAAAAAGGAAATGTCAACAGTTTACCTCACAACGATGTATTTGTAATAGTTGAAGACGAGTACCATACGATTTGGGTAGGCACCAGAAAAGGATTATTGAAATACAATGAGCAATCACATGATTTTATAAATTATGTTCATGATACTATTGGGACTGCATCTGAAATTCATGCTAAGAATCGCATCATCGACATGGTGGCCGACCAAAATGGGTCTTTATGGATGACCACCTTATCTGGATTATATCGTTTTTCAATTGCGACAAAAACCTTTGATGAATATCTGTTGGATCCCATAAACAGGACTTCTGAAATTGAAAATCACAGTACGTTTTTAAGTCTCGATAAAAAAGGAAGCATTTGGATCAATTATTATTCAAAGGGAATCTATTTATTTGACACCGTTCGAAAGAACTATGAACGCATCCACTTTCCAACGATTGCGATGCAAAATGCTTCAAAACGGATCAGTGATCTATTTTGTGATTCGAATGGAAATACCTGGGTCGCCACTACGTTCAATGGAGTTTTGTTTTATAATAATAATTTAAAAGAATGGCAACATTATACACACGATCCATTCAACATAACTAGTTTGTCAGATGATAAAACGACTTCAATATTTGAGGATGACGCAGGAATGATTTGGATTGGTACTTCAAGCAGGGGTATTGATCGGGTAAATTTATCAGGCGAACCGTTTGACCTGTATGTCTTACAACCTGGAAAACAATTCTCCATGTGTGAAAATGATATCACCAGTTTTTGTGAAGATAAAAAGTCAAATTTATGGATTGGGACTAAAAACGGCTTGATGTATTTCGACTTTAAATCAAATGCGTTTAGCTGTTTCAAACATGATTTGAATGATCGAAATTCGCTTTCAGATAATTACATCTATGGGGTTGATATGGATTCGTCAGAAACGATCTGGATTGCAACAGAAAATGGACTTAATTCGTACAATCCGAAGTCTAAAATTTGGAATCGTTATTTGTATTCAAAAAGCAATCCGAATTCTTTACCAGGAAGAATTGCTTTTGATGTTGAAGTACGTAAAAATGGCGAAGTTTGGGTTGCAAGCAACAGTCTTGTTTGTCGACTAAAATCCAAACAGGGATTTTTTGAGAATCGATACAATAATCCAATCATTGAAAAGTTGCGGCATTCTTTTTATATAACAATCTTTGAAGATAGCAGAAAAACGCTGTGGCTATCCACTGCACGTGCCGGAATATTGAATGTGAATGATTCATTTAGAATTCTGTATTCGCGTTTCCATACTACTGATTTTAAAGCAAGCATGGTACATCAATTTACAGAAGATTCAATCGGAAATATTTGGATGGCTTCTGATAAAGGAATTTATATTTGGATTAGATCCAGTGGAAAAATACTCCCTATCGAAACCAATGATCCCATTTTAAAAGGGGACATTCGATCCATTGTCTTAGCCAGCAATTCAAACCTTTGGGTAGGTACGCATCAAGGATTGTATCAGGTCAAAATGCTTCCAGATTATACCATGGATACGTTTACGAGATTTACCAGCAGTGATGGACTTCAAAGCAATGCGTTTAACACATTTGCAGGAATCAAATTAAAATCAGGAGCCCTGTGTTTTGGGGGGATAAATGGTTTTAATATTTTTAATCCGGAGCAGATCCGATCCAATCAATACATACCTAAAGTACAAATTGAATCTTTTAAAATAGGAAATCAAGCGTATGATATAGTAAATCAAAATGGCATGACTGAGTTGAACTTGAACCATACTCAGAATTCATTTTCTTTTGAAATGACTTCCCTTAATTACAACCATCCGGAGAAAAATCAATATGCCTATCAATTGGTGGGTTTTCATGAAAACTGGGTGCATACCGGTACCTATCGCTTCGTAAGTATCAACAATGTACCTCCTGGAAAATATACATTGCATGTAACTGCCTCAAACAATGACGGTATATGGAATAAGCAAGGTCGTCAATTACACATAACGATATCCGCTCCCTATTGGAAAACAAATTGGTTTAGATCATTGCTGGGTTTACTTGCAATCAGCATCGGATACTTTATTTACACCAGAAGAATCAATTCAATAAAGAAGTTAGAGCAGTTGAATTCAGATACCGTGCGGCAAATTGCAGAAGCTCGATTAATAGCACTAAGGGCACAAATGAACCCACATTTTATTTTTAATTCCTTAAATGCGATTCAACATCTCATTTCAGAATCAGAAAGTGAACTCGCACTTAGATATCTTTCGAAATTTTCAAAACTGATCAGGCTAATTTTAAAAAATGCAAATAAGAATACCCATACGATCGCAGAAGAATTAAAGATTTTGGAGTATTATTTGGAGTTAGAGTCTCTTCGGTTTTCTCCAAAATTCTCCTATCATTTTGACATTGACCCAAAACTAACTATCGATACGATCGAAATTCCATCAATGCTTATTCAGCCTTTTGTCGAAAATGCTTTGGTCCATGGATTGCTCCATAAAGAAGCAGCAGGATATGTTGAAATTCGTTTGATTAAAAACGAGAAGTTTCTGATCTGTTCAATTACTGACAACGGGATTGGAAGAGAAGCTGCTGCCATCATTCAAAAGCAGAAAGGGCTCGTTCATGAGTCGATGGCTGTCCGGCTAAGTACCGAACGTGTTGACATGTTGGCCAGATTGAGCAATCATAAAGTATCCATTGAAATTAATGATATAAAAGATGCACAAGGTACGATAATTGGAACTTGCGTAACGATTGAGATTCCATTAGATTTATAA
- a CDS encoding MCE family protein: MRNEVKVGILGIVTLALLIFGYKYLKGSNLLDRSKTYYIKYPDVGQMDPSSPVLTRGYKVGTVTKLQLDPDNPKMILVTIEVKNEINIPKSVKAILVSQGLIGGKAIVLQFEEYCTDDCLANNSIIANAEIAGTLSSMFSKDELKDYTQTFGEELNHILDTSNVNQNVQVAATVKNIHFILDNLAKATKSLNQLLNASTVHLDKTLSNLDVLTTSLANNANSVSKTLQNIEKISSNINQSDPGKLVKSTEETMQELNKTLRDSKASIATLNSILTEVQSGNGSLTKLIKDPALYQNLNSTSHNLSLLMQDLRLNPKRYIHVSVFGKKAKEYSLPENDPAEKR; this comes from the coding sequence TTGCGCAACGAAGTTAAAGTCGGAATATTAGGTATTGTTACCCTAGCCTTGTTGATTTTTGGTTATAAATATTTAAAAGGCAGCAATTTGCTGGATCGTTCCAAAACCTATTACATCAAATATCCGGATGTTGGACAAATGGACCCTTCCTCACCGGTATTAACCAGAGGATATAAAGTGGGGACGGTTACTAAGTTGCAATTGGATCCAGACAATCCTAAAATGATCCTGGTTACCATTGAAGTTAAAAATGAAATAAACATTCCAAAATCGGTTAAGGCAATTTTAGTAAGTCAGGGATTAATTGGAGGAAAAGCAATCGTGCTTCAATTTGAAGAGTATTGTACCGATGATTGTTTGGCGAATAATTCCATAATTGCAAATGCTGAAATCGCCGGCACGCTCTCCAGTATGTTTAGTAAAGATGAATTAAAGGATTATACGCAAACATTTGGTGAAGAATTAAATCATATTTTGGATACAAGCAATGTAAATCAAAATGTTCAGGTTGCTGCCACCGTAAAAAATATACATTTCATATTAGACAATCTTGCAAAGGCTACTAAAAGTTTAAATCAATTGCTAAATGCCTCCACGGTACATTTGGATAAAACACTTTCAAATCTGGATGTATTGACCACGAGTTTAGCAAATAATGCAAATTCTGTTTCCAAGACTTTACAGAATATTGAAAAAATTTCTTCCAATATCAACCAATCGGATCCTGGCAAATTGGTAAAATCAACAGAAGAGACCATGCAAGAGCTCAATAAGACGCTTCGTGATAGTAAAGCGAGCATCGCCACTTTAAATTCTATTTTAACTGAAGTACAATCAGGCAATGGCAGTCTTACTAAATTAATCAAAGATCCTGCTTTATACCAAAATCTAAATAGCACCTCGCATAACTTAAGTCTGTTGATGCAGGATTTACGTCTCAATCCAAAGCGTTATATCCACGTTTCAGTATTTGGAAAAAAAGCAAAAGAATACAGCTTACCTGAAAACGATCCGGCAGAGAAACGTTAA
- a CDS encoding N-acetylmuramoyl-L-alanine amidase — translation MQNYDNRACLAMQFIVYNLISLTLYFGPFISTAQNLSYYGGPTIVLDPGHGGQDDGAKGKDCSEKQITLAVCKKVQGILAEKLPKAAVYFTRESDVFVALHERARIANDLDAELFISVHCNAVPSNQSKVRGTETYVMGLHKARENLEVARRENNAIALEHASDIHYKGIDFESPESFIVLNHIQDQHLQKSITLAKSIESEFDLEHPGHSKGVKQAGFHVLHQVSMPAVLIECGYMTHPEEVSYLCSAKGQQELAEMIARGIVRYFSVNPIYPSIAMQDIQSKAAVKSVSEESLVIYKIQLAAAKNKPAQGSVWYSDPNYEILQEDGAYKLVYGSFISQEDANEEKERMKQQGFKDAFIIKFKEDQKQTK, via the coding sequence ATGCAAAACTACGATAACAGGGCATGCCTTGCAATGCAATTTATTGTCTATAATTTAATAAGCTTAACGCTTTATTTTGGTCCATTTATATCCACGGCTCAAAATTTGTCATATTACGGTGGACCGACCATCGTTTTAGATCCCGGACACGGGGGGCAGGATGACGGTGCAAAGGGGAAGGATTGCTCTGAAAAGCAAATAACCCTGGCTGTTTGTAAAAAAGTGCAGGGTATTCTGGCTGAAAAACTTCCCAAGGCTGCTGTCTATTTTACCCGGGAATCGGATGTCTTTGTCGCTTTGCATGAACGCGCCCGGATTGCGAATGACCTTGATGCCGAGCTGTTTATTTCTGTCCATTGCAATGCAGTGCCATCAAATCAGTCAAAGGTCAGGGGAACAGAAACTTATGTGATGGGATTGCATAAGGCCAGGGAGAACCTGGAAGTAGCCAGAAGGGAAAACAATGCAATTGCTTTAGAACATGCCAGTGATATTCACTATAAAGGCATTGATTTCGAATCACCGGAGTCCTTTATTGTACTCAATCATATCCAGGATCAGCATTTGCAAAAAAGCATCACTTTGGCAAAATCCATTGAATCCGAGTTCGATTTAGAGCATCCTGGGCATAGTAAAGGGGTCAAACAGGCAGGATTTCACGTATTGCATCAAGTGAGTATGCCCGCGGTTTTGATTGAGTGCGGTTACATGACCCATCCGGAGGAAGTATCGTATTTGTGCTCAGCCAAAGGCCAACAGGAACTCGCCGAAATGATTGCACGAGGCATTGTGCGGTATTTCTCAGTCAACCCGATCTATCCTAGCATTGCTATGCAGGACATTCAATCCAAAGCAGCTGTAAAGTCTGTTTCAGAGGAGTCCTTGGTTATTTATAAAATTCAACTTGCTGCTGCCAAGAACAAACCAGCCCAGGGATCTGTTTGGTATTCGGATCCTAATTACGAAATTCTTCAGGAGGACGGTGCATACAAATTGGTTTATGGAAGTTTTATAAGCCAGGAAGATGCAAACGAGGAAAAGGAACGAATGAAACAGCAAGGTTTTAAAGATGCTTTTATCATTAAGTTTAAAGAAGATCAGAAACAAACGAAATAG
- a CDS encoding LPS-assembly protein LptD, with translation MNKVFIFFIIYSLHYNLPAQILDSLPNPERPSTRIPRSDSLVIRNGALYLVSPDSIDVPVDYGADDRVRFDYKERVIHLYKNAFIHYKTMDIRADYIRIELNTNLAIALPQTDSSGNLTGVPQFKETDQSFKAKKITYNFKSKKGLIEEVVTHEEDLYIHGSQTKFISKQSSGSQGDDIIYNKHALITTCDAEKPHFGIASTRQKIIPNKLVVVGPSNIEIEGIPTPIWLPFGFFPISRDAQSGILFPKEYQYDDRGFGLAGIGYYLPLNDHVDLKFLTDIFFKGSFKINVSGNYKWRYRYNGNFSLQFENRIQEISGDYKKNINRPISLRWSHNQEAGAHPYQTFGGSMNIETKGFSKTVYSDTRQSLQNVLRSNFNYGYTFPNSPFSLSAAMSHSQNLITHELNLTLPELNVQMRTINPFKNKNRISQSEKWYDRINLSYGAQFQNTLNTTDTSIFQKGFEKDLVYGIKHRADINATFKVLKYFNLTPSINYNEEFFFHKQEKILLDTILKDTLGIDSLFGLTQTKYKSGFYPFRTFSTGASLGTQIFGQIQSSKSWFRGIRHQVTPTISMSYAPDYHKNPFNYFKQVDSDLRDSFNRRYEYLIYGKSPFGTSSVPSENFNINFNIGNRVELKYYSKKDSTAKKIALLEGFNFSANYNVFADSFKLSLISGSGSSRIFKGYTTLYYGITMDPYGRTLLNGNEIRSQSYALNLNKKLVYLTSSFININTNINIGQLIGLFNKEILNKKDNGQAALPELFYNFNIQHIINFRHTRLATGKDTFERTLHNITLTGSIALTNKWRININNISYNFDKKGIQYPSFGLERDLHCWLMKFDWSPQFGYYSFTLGVKPGSLEFIRLPSNQSFSGARR, from the coding sequence TTGAATAAAGTATTTATTTTTTTTATAATATATAGTTTACACTATAATTTACCAGCCCAGATTCTGGACAGTTTGCCCAATCCGGAAAGGCCGTCCACTCGTATTCCCAGATCGGATTCCCTGGTCATTCGAAATGGTGCATTGTATCTGGTTTCTCCTGATAGCATCGATGTTCCGGTGGATTATGGGGCAGACGACCGGGTGCGGTTTGACTACAAAGAACGGGTCATTCATTTATACAAAAATGCATTCATCCATTATAAAACCATGGACATTCGGGCAGATTACATTCGTATTGAATTGAATACGAATCTTGCAATCGCCTTACCGCAAACAGATTCTAGTGGAAATTTGACCGGAGTTCCTCAATTTAAAGAAACAGATCAATCTTTTAAAGCTAAAAAAATCACTTACAATTTTAAATCTAAAAAAGGTTTGATTGAGGAAGTGGTAACCCATGAAGAAGATTTATACATCCATGGCAGTCAAACCAAATTTATCTCCAAACAAAGTAGCGGCAGCCAGGGGGATGACATCATTTACAATAAACATGCATTAATCACGACCTGCGATGCAGAAAAACCCCATTTTGGCATAGCAAGTACCCGACAAAAAATAATTCCAAATAAATTGGTGGTGGTCGGTCCTTCCAATATAGAAATTGAAGGAATACCCACGCCCATCTGGTTACCTTTTGGTTTTTTTCCAATTTCCAGAGACGCACAATCCGGGATTTTATTTCCCAAAGAATATCAATACGATGATCGCGGTTTTGGGCTAGCCGGTATCGGGTATTATCTGCCTTTAAATGATCATGTGGATTTGAAATTTTTAACGGACATCTTTTTTAAAGGTTCATTTAAAATAAATGTCAGTGGAAATTACAAATGGCGTTACCGTTACAATGGCAATTTTTCACTTCAGTTCGAAAATCGGATTCAGGAAATTTCCGGCGATTATAAAAAGAATATAAACCGTCCCATAAGTCTCCGTTGGAGCCACAATCAGGAAGCCGGTGCACATCCGTATCAAACCTTTGGTGGTAGCATGAACATCGAAACCAAGGGTTTTAGTAAAACAGTCTATTCGGATACCAGACAGTCCTTACAAAATGTCTTGCGATCAAATTTTAACTACGGATATACTTTTCCAAACAGTCCGTTTAGTTTATCTGCTGCAATGAGTCACTCACAGAATTTAATTACCCACGAATTAAATCTGACACTTCCTGAATTAAACGTACAAATGCGTACCATCAATCCCTTTAAAAATAAAAATCGCATTTCTCAATCTGAAAAATGGTATGACCGGATTAACTTAAGTTATGGTGCTCAATTTCAGAATACATTAAACACAACCGATACCAGTATATTTCAAAAGGGCTTTGAAAAAGATTTAGTTTATGGAATAAAACACCGCGCTGATATCAATGCAACATTCAAAGTATTAAAATATTTTAATCTTACACCGAGCATCAATTACAATGAAGAATTTTTCTTTCATAAACAAGAAAAAATTTTACTGGACACCATATTAAAGGATACTTTAGGGATAGATTCTTTGTTTGGTCTGACCCAAACTAAATATAAATCCGGATTTTATCCATTTCGTACGTTCAGCACCGGCGCAAGTTTGGGAACTCAGATCTTTGGACAAATCCAATCCTCCAAATCCTGGTTTAGAGGAATAAGACATCAAGTAACTCCTACCATTTCTATGAGTTATGCTCCAGACTACCATAAAAATCCATTCAATTATTTTAAGCAAGTTGACTCTGACTTACGTGATTCATTTAACCGCAGGTATGAATACTTGATTTATGGAAAAAGTCCATTTGGAACATCCTCTGTGCCTTCAGAAAATTTTAATATAAATTTCAACATTGGCAATCGGGTTGAACTAAAATACTATTCCAAAAAAGATTCTACCGCTAAAAAAATTGCATTGCTGGAAGGTTTCAATTTTTCAGCGAATTACAATGTGTTTGCAGACTCCTTCAAACTTAGCTTGATATCCGGTAGTGGAAGCAGTCGCATATTTAAGGGATACACTACCTTGTATTATGGAATTACGATGGATCCTTATGGTCGGACCCTATTAAATGGAAATGAAATTCGGAGTCAATCGTATGCACTCAACTTAAATAAAAAACTTGTGTACCTCACGAGTTCGTTTATTAATATTAACACAAACATCAATATTGGACAGTTAATTGGACTGTTTAATAAAGAAATTTTAAATAAAAAAGACAATGGACAAGCAGCCTTGCCTGAACTGTTTTACAATTTTAACATACAGCATATTATTAATTTCAGACATACCCGCTTAGCTACAGGAAAAGACACCTTTGAACGAACGCTGCATAACATTACTTTAACTGGTAGCATTGCGCTTACCAATAAATGGAGGATCAATATCAACAACATCAGTTATAATTTTGATAAAAAAGGAATTCAATATCCAAGTTTTGGACTTGAACGCGATTTACATTGCTGGTTAATGAAATTTGATTGGTCTCCCCAATTTGGCTATTATTCTTTTACTTTAGGAGTCAAACCAGGATCACTGGAATTTATCCGATTGCCAAGCAATCAATCGTTTTCAGGAGCCCGAAGGTAG
- a CDS encoding polysaccharide biosynthesis protein, with translation MEFIRKQSLLSSIIQIAGAVLGGLSTIFIYPNELRLYGLYGFLTNTASLLVPFISLGFGTVLLRYYPHFSNSEENSSRFFSFIFSAYTLGILVFACLFLMLFPWIQDILSSNDTYIVPFVLFILPIGILYVVFDLFSILFINFKRLALPAFLVFLMKLFLPFLFILSFKDYISDIQFTWLICLYYVFAIGFLYYKLSGTSQFKFPLKQFVFRIQQRDAMVRFALFSILGGASAILALRIDSILVTSFIGAKANGLFTLAVFISNVAFIPAAALTDGLNAMVAAHSKEKNQHDLKSVYSKSSVNMLIPTVWIALCIYTGFIYLSQLMPNPDELIKIERLLAWLLLARIVDAATGINHYILAYSKYYVLELYLLVLMAVLNIAFNFWLIPQLGIEGAALATFLSVAIYNILKTLVVYWKTGMQPFSKSWLKLVLLIGFCYELMSQIHLELSPLWSLAIQSTLTTIVFLGLVYFSKISYDLNQLIQEFSEKALRLISSKRNV, from the coding sequence ATGGAGTTTATTCGCAAACAAAGCCTTCTCAGTTCTATTATACAGATTGCAGGTGCAGTTTTAGGAGGACTCAGTACGATTTTTATTTATCCAAATGAACTTAGATTGTACGGTCTTTATGGATTTTTAACCAATACGGCTTCTTTGTTGGTTCCATTTATTAGTTTGGGCTTTGGTACGGTTTTGTTGCGGTATTATCCACATTTTAGTAATTCAGAAGAAAATTCATCCCGATTTTTTAGTTTTATTTTTTCTGCATATACTCTGGGGATCCTTGTATTTGCATGTTTGTTTTTAATGTTGTTTCCATGGATTCAAGACATTTTAAGTTCAAATGATACTTATATAGTGCCCTTTGTACTATTTATTTTGCCCATAGGGATTTTGTACGTTGTATTTGATTTGTTTTCAATTCTATTTATCAATTTTAAACGACTGGCTTTACCTGCATTCCTTGTTTTTTTGATGAAGTTGTTTTTGCCATTTTTATTTATACTGAGTTTTAAGGATTATATCTCTGACATTCAATTTACCTGGTTGATTTGTCTTTATTATGTATTTGCTATTGGATTTTTATATTATAAACTATCGGGCACCTCTCAGTTTAAATTTCCTTTAAAGCAATTTGTATTTCGTATTCAACAACGTGATGCGATGGTTCGATTTGCACTGTTTTCCATCTTAGGTGGAGCCAGTGCCATTTTGGCCTTGAGGATCGATTCGATTTTAGTGACTTCGTTTATAGGCGCTAAGGCAAATGGTTTGTTTACCCTGGCTGTTTTTATCAGCAATGTTGCGTTTATTCCTGCTGCAGCATTGACCGATGGGTTGAATGCAATGGTTGCGGCACATTCCAAGGAAAAGAATCAACATGATCTTAAATCGGTGTATTCAAAATCATCCGTAAATATGTTAATTCCAACGGTATGGATCGCATTATGCATTTACACAGGATTCATTTATTTAAGTCAATTGATGCCTAATCCGGATGAGCTGATAAAAATCGAACGATTGTTAGCCTGGCTTTTGCTGGCACGCATTGTAGATGCTGCAACAGGAATTAATCATTACATTTTAGCCTATTCAAAATACTATGTGTTGGAATTGTATTTATTGGTTTTGATGGCTGTACTTAATATCGCATTTAATTTCTGGCTTATTCCACAGTTAGGGATTGAGGGAGCTGCATTGGCAACCTTTTTGTCGGTTGCGATTTATAACATCCTCAAAACCCTGGTAGTCTATTGGAAAACAGGCATGCAGCCATTTTCGAAATCCTGGCTAAAGTTGGTGTTGCTCATCGGCTTTTGTTATGAATTGATGTCCCAAATCCATCTTGAACTATCTCCGCTGTGGTCACTTGCAATTCAATCTACACTCACAACAATTGTCTTTTTAGGTTTGGTGTATTTCAGTAAAATATCTTATGATTTAAATCAATTGATTCAAGAATTTTCAGAAAAAGCACTCAGATTGATTTCAAGCAAACGAAACGTATAG